ttagataaCAAAGATAAGTtaataatagtaagtaatagtAATTAATTCCTGGAATACTTTTGTCTCTCAGAAAATATTGTAGCCTAGTCCCGAGCTGACATTATCCAAAAGAATATTCTACATCAATTTTCTTAGACATatagtattttattatatattacgTATATAATTTTGCTacaatttgttttttatatgTACTCATAGTTGGCCGAAGCACTATTGAAAAACGAAACGTTAACATACAAagatatagaaaaattaattggtCCACCACCATTTGGAAAGAAAGATGTCATGGAAGTAGAAGAACTTAATCTTAATTTGGAAAGTAAAGTACAGGAAGATTTGAAATAGATACATCTCTAGCAtcttttgataaatatttctacAATACCACTTAATCATGGCCAATACGATTTTCatgtaaatattttgcaatatttttttctttaaaagtACAATGATTAACTACAATTTTCTGTAATATGGGTGTTCTTGTTACAGGTGCAGAAACAAAATTTAGTGAAAGAATTACAACTTTATTTGGGTAAAAATGTAGTTTTTACAGAATACCTTttagaagaaatgaaattcataCGCTAACATTGCAAAGTCGTCTACTTCCGTTTAACATAAAAAGATACCTTTCATTATTTTAGATTTCCTATAGCGAACTGAAACTATCCTCATATTTATATTAGatgataaatatattacatatatgtatatattttatgtatcgtgtaaatataatgaatttcaatgtaaaataaaaagtctTTATCATAATTTAAAAGATTCTTTGTTATTTAATACTGTAAACAAATAATCATCAAATGTGAACATATAATTTGGTAAATTAGTAGAAAGCGCGTGAAATAAACTTAtgtttttatcaaattatagTTTTCTTACTTACACCATCTCATTAGAATACAACAAAGTATGTACCGAGATGTTTCTGTCTAATATgtaacaaataatatttttagtaCTATAACGGAATTAATACGAAGTTTGgcttattaataaattcaactttttaaaaaacaaCATTAATAGTAATTGATAACAATAGTAAGAATGAAAAAGATATAACTTTCTAGGATCATGTAAGTCTTTAAAggtattttgaaaaatcctTAAAATGCTAAGTACTGATTTAACGTACCATATTGTAGGAACAGTCCTTACTGataacattaaataaataaagataatTTTGATTTGTGCTTGCAGCATATAAACACTGCTTTGACACTGTGTTATTTTTAATAGTAACCAACATTCATTTGGAAATAATATCTTTGATAGTATGATTGAGTGTGCGTTCCAAATGACTTCCACTCCAGTATACCTGTCCACACTGTTCACATATGTAAAAAACTGGTACATTTCTTAATACATTTATCGGTACTTTATCAATTTGTATCCTTGCTTGATATTTTGTTGCACacgtattaatatttacagaaTCTATACTTAATTTCCATGTGCGATCCTCCAATTCCATTGCGTTGTTTACATAATAATTATCTCGTGAATTAGTATCGTTTGTTATTGGTAACTCTAATGAATTATCATGCACTGAATCTAGTGCACTTGAAGGTATGCGATAATTATTTTCACGCGTTAATTTGACAAAGCTAAAAAATTATAAGGGTTCGTTACCATTTGTACACTTAACGACTGTAAGAAGAAATCATTTATAACGAACCTTTGCACAAGTTTGTCCATTAATGTTTTGGGAATTTTTGCAAATTCGTCATTGTTACAAATTTGGCACCGACTAAAAATGTCTTTTTGTGTAACATAAATTCCAAAATACTTCAACACTTCTCTTAACTGTTCCTCGCAACTATCAGCTATTACCATATAATATCTTTCAGGTGGTAGATATTTTGAAAACTGCAAAATACAATTAAACTAATTAATCACTGATTATATACAAATTTAATCAAGtctgtaaaaatatacttactTTTAGATCATTCTTGTTACGTGTTAGAAGTACTCTGTTTTCGTCCACTGCTAATTTTAATGATCGTTCACCGTTTTGATCAAAAGCAACGTGAACACAATCACACCCACACATTCTTAACTTACTCGTTAATCCGCCTAACATGGAATCACAAACTACACGCCATTTATGTGCTGGTATAAGTTTCTTATTAGTCATTGGCTGATTTTGTGGTGTTTCTGTATTATAGTCTTTTGTCATGTAACATGGTTCGTCGTTTAGATCAAGGATTGAATATTTTTGATGATGTAAAGGCTTCTTAGGGTAATCTGGTTTGTTTGGGTGATTCCCAAATTGTCTGTTTGGGAAATATTGTCTATTTGGGTGAACCTGTCTATTCGGGTAATTTTGTCTTTGTGGGTAATCCTGTCTATTTGGATGAACTTGTCTGTTGGGATGAACCTGTCTGTTGGGATGAACCTGTCTGTTGGGATGATCCTGTCTGTTGGGATGATCCTGTCTGTTGGGATGATCCTGTCTGTTTAGGAACATAGGTTTTTGAACGTTCCTAAATCTTTGCGATGGATTTTTAAATCTTTGTTGTTGATTATTATTTGGTacatcattttcaattgcattTTGCTGAAATAAGATACATACAGATATGCAAGTAGTACTTAAATGATTTACCTATTTAGGTTAGAAGAACTTACATTCTGTGCAGGTTTTTTCGTGTTTCGTTTCGGTGAACGATGTGGAATATGTTGTAACTCCGTACAAATTTCCGGAAACGGTATATCTAAACGTTCGCATTGACGTGTTATAACTTCATATATTTCCAACAGGCAATATGCATCTAACGCtatgataataaattattattacgttTAATTTCTAGAAAACAATTAAAACTGCATATGTATgtaatttttacatttaaatataaaaaatagcTATTTACCAGCATATATTATTTGACCTTCTCGTAATGGTCTTTGTTCCCAATTAGAAAATTGATCAGATTTATTCAGTCTATTTCCCATACAAAGTTCTACGAGTTTACTTAAACTTTGTTTGGTGAACTGATCATCACTTTCATGCGGGAATACAAATTTATAGTCATTTACCAATTTCTGCCATAAATGAACTATGTCTAAATATCCTGGCCCATACGTTTTTACTTTAGATAGAGCAGGTAGACTATCCCGCATAACTGCCATATCTTGCGCTATGCCAAAACctgtataatatatttaaaaaggtATACATAATCAATTACCTAATTTTCcatgaaattcaattactaATTATAATACAAGAACAGCTTATTAGTTGAAGTTTAcctaattttaaaatatttttgttttcaaataaaattaaagcaAGTTCTGACCACAAATCTCCTGAATCGTTTCCCATTGTAGTTACATCTAAGATGTATACATTATTATCAGTAGCTATTTGTATTAAAGCTAATTCAGTCTGCTTTGTACCtgtcaataaataaaaatgtcttGATTATTCTTTATTATGTCATTGTAgaaacaaattgtaattaacttGATATATTACCAAAACAAGGCTTCCATTCTGAATCAATACCAACAATATGGACACCGTTAAACCCAGTGTCAAGAAATTCTTCGAAACTTCGTGAattatctattattttaatagaatttcTTGCCAGTTTCAATTCATGACAATTTATAATATCCTCAGTGAGTTCATCACTGTTTATGTTAACTCGGCTAGTGGAAGCTCCTTCGTTTATTCctttataattaaatagtaTAGTTTTGTACAAGTGATAttgaaatgtaaaaaaggatTATTACCTTCATATTCGATGTGTTCATCTTCGTATGTAATTGCCCATGGCCATTGCTCTTTAGgtatatcaaatttttttgcCCAATACAAACCTTCTTTTGCATCTTTtgcattaattaataatcttatCATGTGAAGCTGTAATTTTTCGTCTCCTCCTATTGTCTCCTGTACCATTTCCCTCCAGCTTGCAGTAcctttatttaataaaagatctcttatttataatatttgattattgtaaattgtataaaaaataaacgtaCTTAAACTACAATCCACGTAACGTTTATGTATCAGGAACTGTAAAGCACCTTCGCAtcgttttttatttaaattgggACAAAATTCAGGTGGAAGATTATACAACTTAACAAAACGCGCTATTAGTTTAGTCATTGGTTTGACTTGTGTTGTAGACATCTTTATATCTGGTATGTTATCTTTCCTGTAATAAGTTTAACATTATATCGCACttaatattcttcttttccttaaattatttaaacttaCTTAATTATCTCATCTAATGTAATGTGCATAGCATTATCAGGTCCAATTAAGTTATCCAGATAGGTGATCAGGACCTTTTGCATTTCTGGACAATTGTTCAAAACTTCTTCCACtattgttaatttattttgtagcATAAGCGGTAGTAATAAACATTCTGGATCTCCAAAATAGTCTTGCAATTGTAACATAACTACATACTGTGCtgcttttttatattttttttcatgaaCCAATTTCTGAAAGAATATACTCGTGtcagaaaacaatttaaaagttaaACACTAAAAGCtttattatacaataataCCTTTATTATACTAAGAAATTCCTCTTTATGTTCTACAAATTCATATGTAACTGCAACCATCTTAATGAATTCCATGTTGTTCTGTGAATTGACTAATTGAAATGCTGCTAATTTTAAATCTAACACTAAGAAATGTTTGTACTGGTCTTTTTTTGGTTCTAACCATTTTGTATATTCTTCAATGACTGGAATgcataaaaatgtattaatatcattaatatcATGATACTGTTAACAATGTTATGTTTAACAAAACTTTAATTATACTTATATAGTAAACATTAAAACTTATTTATTACAACTAATGAATGTAACTTATTTAcatcatttaatttatattatataagtATTATAAAACATAAACCTGCAAATGCTAACGATGAATttgttttcatatttttaaagtCTGAAGTATTTACTAATATTCGTATTGTGCTTAAATATGGATTTGGTGCACTTtcaaaatattctattaatgtTTTGCTTACGCTATCGCACTTCTTCCCTGTAAAAAGATATGAAACATGAGtagtacatatatataattataatcgtgatattgtaattgtaacaatatataatcTGCTTACATAACTGCCATATATGATTTAATGAAGTAAGCCACTCTTTTGTGGTATCATCTATCattgaaaagaatttcaaatcgTCTGTGAACGAATCATCAATTTTTTGAATTGTATTTGTCATTGTTTAAGGTGTTATATACCAACAATACACATATAACTGGTGGTATGCGTAGAAAAAGATCTTTTACGCAATATGCATAAACAGTTATACTTTGAAAACAATTGAATCGGTATAATTGAAGCTTTTGTTCAAACATCAACCTATTTTTCTTCTGGTCACAAACACTTTATATTACAAAGAACATTCGGTGAAATGATTCATTGAAAGGGAAAAGACCATTCGGCACTATCGATACtgatacatatatgtatgtacgtgcaaaataataacattaaaatTCCCTATCCAttggtttttttttaatgaaaaaatatctctgttaaaaaatgtaattgttTTCTTTTGATTTTTATGATCGCTTTCTTTTAAAAGATGGaggaaatgtaattaaatcaaaaGTAATAGATTAAACGTAAGGTCTAAAAGTCAAGAAAATCATTAAGACGATTTCTATGTTAACCCAAAGGTTTCTTATTTTGGAACGCGTGATTAATTTAGTTTGTTTACAGGCATTTGCTAATTTGTTATTTCGTGGAACTTCATGACACCACAAATACATACTATATTCGTTGATGATACAATGTAATGAGATGTAGTAAGAAGTTTCAGTTTCTCGAAAGCCAAGTAAATTAACTTTTCCCTTGATCATCTTTGATCATTTGAGATATGATGAAACAGAAGTTACCTAAAAATTGGATTGTATTAGCATCAAAAACGCATCCAGATAGAGTTTATTACTTTAATGTCAAAACAAACCAGTCTTCTTGGGAAAAACCAATGGAAGATCAACCTAAACAAGTACTTAAGTATTTTTTAATCACCAGCATTAATTGTTAATACATTCTATTAGTACTTTTAGTTAGCCATGTATATAATGTACATTTTGATTTGTACAAATTTGTATAGATCAATTTGAACAATTAACGGTGCATTAATACATCCTgtaataaacaaattaaatattaaaatagacAAATTTAtgaatgatttttattattcaggTTACAAAGAAGACTGAACCTGCTAAGAAACGTAAAAAGGTAACTCATGAAAGTGATGGTGAGATTAGACCTACTACACCTGAATACGATGCATCTGAAAATGAGATTGGTGAACGAAAGAAACTCACTGCTAAGAGGTCTTTACGTCGTACCCAAGCAAAGGTCAATGAAGAAAAAGTCA
This region of Osmia bicornis bicornis chromosome 5, iOsmBic2.1, whole genome shotgun sequence genomic DNA includes:
- the LOC114882769 gene encoding exonuclease mut-7 homolog isoform X1, with protein sequence MTNTIQKIDDSFTDDLKFFSMIDDTTKEWLTSLNHIWQLWKKCDSVSKTLIEYFESAPNPYLSTIRILVNTSDFKNMKTNSSLAFAVIEEYTKWLEPKKDQYKHFLVLDLKLAAFQLVNSQNNMEFIKMVAVTYEFVEHKEEFLSIIKKLVHEKKYKKAAQYVVMLQLQDYFGDPECLLLPLMLQNKLTIVEEVLNNCPEMQKVLITYLDNLIGPDNAMHITLDEIIKKDNIPDIKMSTTQVKPMTKLIARFVKLYNLPPEFCPNLNKKRCEGALQFLIHKRYVDCSLSTASWREMVQETIGGDEKLQLHMIRLLINAKDAKEGLYWAKKFDIPKEQWPWAITYEDEHIEYEGINEGASTSRVNINSDELTEDIINCHELKLARNSIKIIDNSRSFEEFLDTGFNGVHIVGIDSEWKPCFGTKQTELALIQIATDNNVYILDVTTMGNDSGDLWSELALILFENKNILKLGFGIAQDMAVMRDSLPALSKVKTYGPGYLDIVHLWQKLVNDYKFVFPHESDDQFTKQSLSKLVELCMGNRLNKSDQFSNWEQRPLREGQIIYAALDAYCLLEIYEVITRQCERLDIPFPEICTELQHIPHRSPKRNTKKPAQNQNAIENDVPNNNQQQRFKNPSQRFRNVQKPMFLNRQDHPNRQDHPNRQDHPNRQVHPNRQVHPNRQVHPNRQDYPQRQNYPNRQVHPNRQYFPNRQFGNHPNKPDYPKKPLHHQKYSILDLNDEPCYMTKDYNTETPQNQPMTNKKLIPAHKWRVVCDSMLGGLTSKLRMCGCDCVHVAFDQNGERSLKLAVDENRVLLTRNKNDLKFSKYLPPERYYMVIADSCEEQLREVLKYFGIYVTQKDIFSRCQICNNDEFAKIPKTLMDKLVQSFVKLTRENNYRIPSSALDSVHDNSLELPITNDTNSRDNYYVNNAMELEDRTWKLSIDSVNINTCATKYQARIQIDKVPINVLRNVPVFYICEQCGQVYWSGSHLERTLNHTIKDIISK
- the LOC114882769 gene encoding exonuclease mut-7 homolog isoform X2, translated to MEFIKMVAVTYEFVEHKEEFLSIIKKLVHEKKYKKAAQYVVMLQLQDYFGDPECLLLPLMLQNKLTIVEEVLNNCPEMQKVLITYLDNLIGPDNAMHITLDEIIKKDNIPDIKMSTTQVKPMTKLIARFVKLYNLPPEFCPNLNKKRCEGALQFLIHKRYVDCSLSTASWREMVQETIGGDEKLQLHMIRLLINAKDAKEGLYWAKKFDIPKEQWPWAITYEDEHIEYEGINEGASTSRVNINSDELTEDIINCHELKLARNSIKIIDNSRSFEEFLDTGFNGVHIVGIDSEWKPCFGTKQTELALIQIATDNNVYILDVTTMGNDSGDLWSELALILFENKNILKLGFGIAQDMAVMRDSLPALSKVKTYGPGYLDIVHLWQKLVNDYKFVFPHESDDQFTKQSLSKLVELCMGNRLNKSDQFSNWEQRPLREGQIIYAALDAYCLLEIYEVITRQCERLDIPFPEICTELQHIPHRSPKRNTKKPAQNQNAIENDVPNNNQQQRFKNPSQRFRNVQKPMFLNRQDHPNRQDHPNRQDHPNRQVHPNRQVHPNRQVHPNRQDYPQRQNYPNRQVHPNRQYFPNRQFGNHPNKPDYPKKPLHHQKYSILDLNDEPCYMTKDYNTETPQNQPMTNKKLIPAHKWRVVCDSMLGGLTSKLRMCGCDCVHVAFDQNGERSLKLAVDENRVLLTRNKNDLKFSKYLPPERYYMVIADSCEEQLREVLKYFGIYVTQKDIFSRCQICNNDEFAKIPKTLMDKLVQSFVKLTRENNYRIPSSALDSVHDNSLELPITNDTNSRDNYYVNNAMELEDRTWKLSIDSVNINTCATKYQARIQIDKVPINVLRNVPVFYICEQCGQVYWSGSHLERTLNHTIKDIISK